The genomic window AATCCTTAGTATGTGTTTGAGCTAGTTCTGAAAATGTTGCATTTGGCACCAATGCCTTGGTTAAGGAAAACAAAATTTAATGTAGCAGTCCTTGTTGGACACATATCTGTGGTCTATGAGATGAACGGTTAGTCTTAAATGCTTGCTTCAATATATTAAGGTTGCTATTAAAAAGGCAGAATAGTAAGCTCAAAACATGAAATCTGTGAGGACAGTGGACTGGAATAAGAACTGGagaactagagggaggtgatgggcaagtcatGGGTGAgaggagatggggtgagggcgTTACCATAATGGGGAAGAACTGATAAGAACAGGGTGGAAAAACAAGGAAGTGGTTACCAGAAGTCAgataaatcaatattcatgtcatctgATTGGAGACTACCTGGACAGAATATGAGGCATTTGGCTTTATGGTAGTAGataatccccagagcctgatcaAGTGTATTGTCGGATGCTAGGTTTCAGAATGGTGGCCTAGGTGCAtcagggtaggggagtccaaaactaaatTTAAAATGAAAAGCAAAATTAATTAAAGGAGGCCTGAGGAGAATTTTTCCCATACAGGGTGGTGAATGAATAGACCAGGCTAccagaggaaatggtagaggcaaGTACAATTATGGCACTTTAAGAGGCAGATTCAAATTCTTAGTTTAAATTGCATAATCATAAGTGAGgtatctgaacaacacacacaaaatgctagaggaactcagagtGCCGGGCAGCCTctttgaaaagagtacagttgacttttcagccCTAAACCTCGACTGtactccttttcatagatgctgtctgccctgctgagtactgtggcattttgtgtgttgcttaactTGTTTCTTATTAAATTTTCCAATGATAGAAATGTTTTTGGGTCAGTTTTCCATAGTCAAAATCATCAATTTAACTATACGGAATTGTAACTTTGCATTTTTCATAAGGATAATTGAAATTTAATTTCAGGGATTGTGTTTTAGCCTTGGTCAACGTGGTTACTTAAAATAATATTTTACATATTACTCCAATTTCATGTAAAGAATATTTCATTCTAAATTGAGTACAGTAATAATCATTCCGAGTTCAATTTCCTATCAGTCACCAGGTAGCCCTTATGTTCAGTACTTGTGAAAAGAAGATTTTTGCTTAGCATTTGGCTTGGATTTTTAAGGTACATTTACCAGTTGGTGGCTGGCAGGCGAATGAAAGTTAAAAGACAGTATTGCTTGAGGCAGTGTATGCCTCTAAACAGACCTTGCATAATGCACCCTGTTGAGCATCTGTATCGTGAACTGCACAAAGATCATCAGTAAAGCTTATTTGCACCCCCACTCCTGGAGATATGGGCCCAAAAGTTGGTATGAGAGGATCGTAATTGTTCAGTGGGTGGAGTGCTACCTGAAGATTAAGCATTTGAACTCCTGAAATAATCGGTGTCAGGTAGATAGCTCTTGGCTTGATTAGTTGAAGAGAGGTTGAGGTTGGAGAGAGAGGTGCTGCTTACTCTCAGATATTGGGTAGGTATTATATTTGGGTGGCCAGCCTTAAAAGGTTTATACCTAAGCCAGGTTTCCAGCATTGACCTTTTAAGCCTGGGCCCTGCACAAGCCATCTCTTCAGTCACATTGTTGCAGGCTTCTTGAACATTGTAAAATCCTGCTTTTATCTGAAGGGATAGCAAATCATGCAGGCTACACACAAACTTCTATTTGAAATTAGAAGTGCACTTGAGCCTCTGCTATTTGTGGATTGGCTTGCTCTGgtttcccctcccttccctccacaacATGATTGAAATCCTTCCAAGAAGAGCTCACAAACCTCCCCAACATTTTGAATGCAAATACTTTTTATGTAGGTTCCACGTTCcctggaagagatcccaatgatccagatatTTGAAGCCCTTCTCCCTACATGAGTTATTTAACTACACATTCAACTATATTGTCTTTCTATTTCAGGCCTCAGTAGGTTGTGGCAGTAGAAGTAATCCTGAAATCAGAGccctagaggtcctgctttttaacttctagCATATCTTCTATATAGGAGCACATCTGTTTTCTTGCCTTTTCATGAATACAAATATAGCACAAGATCTTTGGCTACTTGCCTTCCCTTTTTCAAAATGTGCCTAATCTGTTCAGGGACGTACTTGACTCTGGCACTGGGGAGACAGCATACCATTCTAGAATTCTGCTCGTGACCAGAAAACCTTATCTTTTCCTTGAGTATAGAGTATCCTCTCATTGTAACTGGCTTAGACCTGACAGCACACCTGACTGCAGGAAGATCAGTAATGTGGCTGCTGTTGTTGCTTTCTCCCGAGAGGCCACTTATTTTGATGGTTTCCAAGATGTTATACTTGTTAAAGAGAGGAATAGCCGTGAGGCCTTTGTACAACCTTCCTGCCTCTCTTCAGTCATCCATCTCTCTGGCTGAACCTACTGTGTGACCTCATCCCTGAAATTTATCTGTGATCCTTTCTACCCCCTGTATACATCCCAGTAAGTCCAACTACCACTCCAATTTAATAATGCAATCAGATAGGATCTGCAGCTGGACATGCTTCCTGCTATATCGACAGTATGGAAAATCTGCTCATCTGGTACCACAGGTCCCAAGTATGCAGATTGACTTATGCTGTACTTTGCACTTTGCATTATGATAggagaaataaaaataaagatgagACATTCAAAAGAAAAATATTTATTTGGGAAGTGCTATCAAATGAATGTACAAAACTGCTTATAAATTCTTGTTAAGAACTAACTTTTATCCCCAAAAGAGAATTAAATGTCGTTTGTATAATTGCAAAGGTGTATTAATTACAAACTGCCTTCAATATATGGGGTATGTAATTGGACAGAAAAGCTAAACCAGGTTGGGGGACCAATTCTTAATTAATTTGTTTCAAATGATTTTAATGGAAAAAATTGCTGAAATATTTCTGTGAAAATACAGATGAAACGGGTGGTAAAAAATTTCAGTTAAAAACattgattaaagagcttaaggtaaaagaacccttcagggaaaatgatcataatatgactgaaatcaccttgaaatttgtcaaGGAGAAGCTTTAGTCaggtgtgtcagtattacagtggagtaaaaggaattactgaggcatgagagaggagttggccagaattgactggaaaagaacatggGCACGGATAATGGCAGAGTGGCAGGCTGGAATTTCCAGAACCAATTTGGAAGGCATAGGCATCCCAACGAgggagaagtattctaaagcCAAGATGACACAATCGTAGCTAACAAGGGAAGGCAAAGCCaacgtaaaagccaaagagagagcatataatagagcaaaggttactgggaagttagaggattgggaagcttttaaaaaccagcagaaggcaactaaaaaaagtcattaagaaggtaaagatggaatatgaaagtaagctagccaataatattaaagaggatatcaaaagtttcttcagatacatagtttttaaaaaaaagtttcagtagaagaaatgaaatggtttactattttttaaatggaaagaaaatataaaaatctgaggcacaaagggacttgggagtccttgtgcaggattcccaaaaggttaatttacagtttgaatctatggtgaggaaggcaatggcatcaacacaggtgataaGACTTTTTGTCCTTCTCTCCtctcgggagaaggttcaggagctttaagattcatacagccagatttgggaacagcttctttccaactgtgataagactgctgaatggatcctgacccggatctggaccgtaccttccaaatatggacctgacttgcactaccttaatTTCCCTTCTCTATTTTGTAATTATGATTTAtagtttaaatttttattatatttacttcgatttgtacttcagggagcgtgaagcacagaatcaaatattgctgtgatgattgtacgctctagtatcaattgtttggtgacaataaaggtAAAGTAATGTgttgttgacattcatttcaagaaggctagaatataaaggcaaggatggaatgttgagactttataaaacacattTGAGGCCTTGGTTGGAATATTATGAGTAGGTTTGGACCCCTTGTcttagaaagtatgtgctgaaacttgaaggttcaaaggaggttcatcaCTAAAATGATTgctggattgaatggcttgtcaaatgaagaacgtttgatggctctgggcctttattcagtagaattcagaagaatgaggggtgacctcattgacgcATTGAATGGttaaaggctttgatagagtggatgtggagagaatatttcctatggtaggagattctaggatcagaggatacagcctcagaatagagggacatcatttcagaatagagatgaggaatttatttGGCCAGAGAgcggcgaatctgtggaattacttgtcacaagcagctgtggaggccaaatctttacaagtatttaaggcagaggttgatagattcttgattggtcaaggcatgaagggatacagggagaaggcagaagattggggctgagagggaaatggatctgtCATAATGagatgacggagcagactcgaggggccgaatgaccaggttctgctcctatgtcttatggtcaaatcaAATACAGATCATTTTGCAATTCATTATATTATTGTAGTTGCAGTTATCACCAAATAGTTGATAGCTCCAAAATtttgatagatactttattgatcccaaagggaactgcagtgtcacagtagcattataagtgcacagatgtaaatattagaagagaagtagaaagaataaaaaataagttaccacaaacagtctaacaggaggggatcatcacttcacccggctataggttgacacaTTATAAAACTTGAAGGCCGAGGGTGAGAATGACCTCGTGGTGCtatttggagcagtgcagttgatTCAGTCTTTTGCTAGAAGtgcttctctgttcagccaaagtgggttgcagagagtgagaaacaattatccaggattttctgtagggtccttttgttctaccacagcctccagtatatccagtttgactcctataagaGATCGAGCCTTTctcatcagtttattgagcctgttggtgtcacctgtgttgatgccattgcccctgcACACACCACatggaagattgtactggcaacagtggactagtagaacatgtgaaggagaggcctgcatactccaaagaacCTCAGTTTCCCCAGGAAgcagaggcgactctggcccttgtGCATATCCTGTGTGTTGTTCCACTAAAGTCTgttatccaggtgcacccccaggtacttgtaggtcctcaccatatTCACATCCTACCATCAATAGTAgctgggagcagtgcaggcttagccTTCCTAACGTCCATCActgtctcctttgtcttactaatgttgagctgcagatgattcagtttgcataatttgtcaataattcatcctcctgccttctctttatatacccaactattgctgagccatcagagaatttctgcagatgacattctcagtgttgtatctaaagtccgagcTATACAGGGTAAAGAGGAAATTGGTTCTATAATTGAAGATTTGCTGTGAGCTAGCCTCTCCTATTGCATGTCTAAGATTTAATTAATTCACTATATGATGGATTGTTGTTAATTGAGCCATCGGCTaaatggggcagctgcttaattgggacaactCTCAATGAACAAAGACTAATCGAAACTcgctccctttgtttatttgggacgcAGTTTCTAATTAATGTATGTctcatgcacttgtgtggctgttagatgtCTCTGTTCTTAGGGCAAATGGCATCAGTGGTGagagtttgtgttcaaaaagcagtgatttttaccACTGATAGTTAGTTTCTAATTAATGTATGTctcatgcacttgtgtggctgttagatgtCTCTGTTCTTAGGGCAAATGGCATCAGTGGTGagagtttgtgttcaaaaagcagtgatttttaccactgatagttggcgagaaacaAGTGGTAAGaccattcagaactgttttgctcaatgAGGTTTCAAGCgtttaggcttggagatgccagaaatggtcaggagtgaaaatgaaactacttCAAGGAATAATTAAGGTATTGACgatcaccttgaatgttacaatgaaaatggaaATTTGGAGAATGCAGTTGTCTAAAGCATTGTATTAAGgcatccattatctgcactaggtgtctgcgctgattttgttcatttgcagtcaatAAAAAAACAGCAGATCAACAGATGAATTAATAACTTGAGAATTAATATGCTGTTTTATAGTAATGTAGTGGTAtcagtagtgttctaatttgttctgtatttcagttaAGTACAGAAATTGTTACTTAGTTAAActttagtttgtcttttttatgttaactatttccatgaaacttcggctaattgggccaaaatgttctGGTCGCGATGTGTCTCAATTACCTGGAATCcagtatagttgaatgacaatttatTGCACAATTTGAACAATAAAACAAGTTTTAATTAGTATTTATAGTTTATTCAATTGTTTTGTTGCAGTGAAGGGAAATGTTTGGATCACCAAGTCTCAAAGTAatggattttaatttttaaaatttctgtttgcAACATATTACAAACATATCTGATTTTTttgtggtaatttttttttattgaagttcatcaaacaaacatttccataaggtgtatttcagacattgtacatatacatcatataatcatatatatcacaaaatctccacaaagtatttatctgcggtatacacttataggaaagagtggaaagaaaaaacaagcaaaaggaaagaactatgtacaagtaaggagtgatctttttttacaacaggttcattgatttgtgagaatgaaATCAGGTCTataaggcattatgtagttaaaccatttttcccagtatgaatcaaattgttccagcttgtgattaacagatgctgttatcttctccattttgtaaatgtccattgtaatttccatccatgtatttaaagttgggctctcctgtgataccCATCTCCTAGTAAGCGTCTTTTTACcaaccaccaacagtatattcattaaatatttatctcttttcaaccattcttgaggtatatatccaaaatatatggtcttactccctaagggtatttcacatttaaagatatcttgtagggcattgtgtatcctccCTCCAATGGTTTTTGATAATAGGGCTGTCCCAAAAAATaagataatgatttgcattttgatatccacaattcctccagcaaacagggaggttaccatcttaatgggatttctgagagggtgtaataaaataccaagtttttccatccaaactccctccatttctgtgaactggtacacttccattgatatccctccttccttctcccattttgttttaatttatgaagtcgaatgtgttttaagatttgacaaccccttatacatgcttgaaattattctactaccattatctgaatgatatgcttttctaaagagctctatcaagcatttatttgccttggttacatttttaagcatcttgttaacatattgtcgcatctgtaaataccgattttttttttttaaatcttgtttttctaataagtgtttctctttaagcatttgaaaactgaacagtgttccttctttcattatgttgcaaagaactgttattcctttagctgtccagtccttaattctagcatccaatttatttggtgtaaaatcagagtcatatgcacaccatttaagaattgcaatatctccctctagattatattcttttatagtgtttttccatattttaagaatcaatttcacccatgggttatcaatagtatttatgtacctttgcaggttatcagccaaaattgcttgtatggggatgggaagtacccgctgctcaatgtttttccattgagcttcatatgatgggttgcaccaacatatcacagctctcagctgtgctgcaaaataataatctctaggAGAAGGCAAGACCCATACCCCCCTTTTCCTtcgctaattgcaaagttttgaggcaaactctaggccttttaccctgccaaatataccttgatagcatcttgttccattcattgaattgattttgattaatctctattggtagggtctgaaagagatataacagtctgggcagtatattcactTTAATCGACTCAATCCATGAACTGAGATTGAAAAAAGGAAttaggctccatcttgccacattttccttaatttttttatatagaggctgataattacattctgataattttgccaaatcttttggcataatgatgcccaaatatttgaatgactgtgtgtgccatgcccaggggtatcgactttcagattctcttggtgggctatagtaatatgaaagtaattgggttttatctatgttgatcttctatcctgataattgaccatattgttcaaaggattgcatcaatttaggtaaagagtaagTTGGTTgccctaggtcaggggtcagcaacctttatcactgaaagagccacttggacccgtttcccacagaaaagaaaacactgggagccgcaaaacccgtttgacatttaaaatgaaataacactgcatacaacgttttttttgcctttatgctatgtataaacaaactataatgtgttgcatttatgaaattgatgaactcctgcagagaaaacgaaattacatttctgcatgcaacaaaaacattttgaactccgaaaaaaagacgttgggttgaaagttacttttaagtaaaatattcaatgtctatttgagtccttcttgtatttatgaaaaacgccgaacttaaattttccgccagcagcaaaccaaaaataacgtcagccagctgtcatcctgaaaaatgaaaggactatttcactgaacaatgaaaaaatatgaatataagtaaaataataggcaattaaaatatttatcatacttggttaatgggatttctgctcctggacctcagcgcacagcgtctgcacatcagggctgtatgatgtcaccttcatctttacacaggatcgcaagctgtcatctgtgaggttttcaatatcactccatttgtgtttctgagcaagaacggccttctgacgggcaacatcttcaaggtctgctgtcaagcgtctaaacttggacacccatatgtctttgtcggctatgtcggccagttccatctcaagatcaggttgactcacacctgccaatgcagtcgtattcagtagggaaggatcgatgcttaagggagtgaccgggaaggataatgtgtttttttcctctctgaactcacagaagcgtttcccaaacgatgtttgcattgcgatgattgcagaatgtaaatactccgaaattatcatgtcgtgaccttgtttgaactctctcaaattggggaagtgagacaaagtgcctttctgtaaatctctggcaagcactgtcaacttgcgctcgaatgccaaaacatcctccaacatgtgcagggctgtacgtcctttcccctgaagagctgtgttcagcgtgttcaggtgcgctgtcatgtctaccatgaagtgtagcttttccagccactctggctgttccagctcaggaaaggtgagccctttgctgcccaggaaagttttcacttcttccagacacgcgacaaagcgtttcagcaccttccgtctggacagccagcgataaaaacacgttgtagcggtgtcagtaaactgcagtcaaagatagctttattcgaactaaacagccttgcttttcagcttccctcaacccagcccccatggacgcaaatgctgcaaaagacgcgtactcacaaacccccgtaggctatctcccttagccggaatgctggctaattgtgagccgttttatgatgtggcaggaaatgtgtcgctacacttaggttgtacaagatcaccataattacatttcaaaagctaacaaactaacataaaatacattttaattaaatactgaccaattatttcccaaagccacagggagccgcagcacagaggtgaaagagccacaaatggctcgggagccgcaggttgccgacccccgccctaggtagatcaaaatgtcatccgcataacaagccaatttatgctctgtccctttaatagtaattcccctgataccttcattttgtctgatgtattgagctaatggttccagatatagcacgaagagtagtggtgaccatgcacaaccctgtctcgtgcccctttctagggtaagactgtTTGATAAATagccattgattttaatcctagcaggaggattgtcatatagtgtctatatagttttaataattgtgtcttggaaaccaaatctatgtaaaattctgtaaagaaaattccaattaaccgaatcaaatgctttttcagcgtatACACTGATTTCAAGTAACTAAAACTTTGAAACCCAGCTCTGTCCTTTCAGGGAACTGCTAATTCAGCGTCAGCTGATGTTCAGTAATAGTAGTAAGTTCTGACTGAATTGTGAGGTTAAGTTCCCCTTTTGAGTATATGATCTACTCTGATACATCGAATTACTCTATTCCAAAAAGTTAAATTAACCTCATCTGTTTTAATGGACATAAATGTTCTTCTCACTGCAATATTTAATGAAGAGAATGTAACCAACATTAACTCTGCTTTCTTTTAACAAAATAGTAAATATTTCTGTTGGTATGGGGACTTGTTTCCTGTAATTGGCTTCTGTTTGTTTTGAAGGATTAAGGGTACTGCAAAATTAGGTTTTAATTTATTCTTCAAAGAAATAGGCAAACTTTGAACAAATGAAAGTTTGGAATCGGTATATTGGTCTAATTTTGGAATTTGTATGACAAATATTATAAGATACAATACAAAAATAGGGCAAGAGAGGAGCAATGAGGGAGTGTTATTGAGTTCatgacaattcagaaatctgatggcagaatggAAGAAGTTCTTGTACCACTAGCCTGT from Hypanus sabinus isolate sHypSab1 chromosome 1, sHypSab1.hap1, whole genome shotgun sequence includes these protein-coding regions:
- the LOC132397048 gene encoding general transcription factor II-I repeat domain-containing protein 2-like, producing MVDMTAHLNTLNTALQGKGRTALHMLEDVLAFERKLTVLARDLQKGTLSHFPNLREFKQGHDMIISEYLHSAIIAMQTSFGKRFCEFREEKNTLSFPVTPLSIDPSLLNTTALAGVSQPDLEMELADIADKDIWVSKFRRLTADLEDVARQKAVLAQKHKWSDIENLTDDSLRSCVKMKVTSYSPDVQTLCAEVQEQKSH